In Rhodococcus sp. OK302, one genomic interval encodes:
- a CDS encoding DUF3105 domain-containing protein has translation MPSGSDSHGPKNNSGAKSAKAIKAAKRGGSPAKKGKGGVPAPRQVPWLSIGAGVAVVGLIAVLGINLWPKVEDKQALEPYKYSSENKDPSDNIDGVLKIEYPAGQHVEATQRVAYDQSPPFGGPHDATWANCTGTVYASAIRTENAVHSLEHGAIWISYNPDSVDQSQIDSLAKRVENSKGYMLMSPYPGQSSPISLQSWGHRLEIDDADDKRIDQFITALKLNPNVYPEVGASCTNPLFTAETSPFDPTPPGPDAVPMDGTGTTPATDEQVPAGG, from the coding sequence ATGCCAAGCGGTTCCGATAGTCACGGTCCCAAGAACAATTCCGGGGCCAAATCAGCCAAAGCGATCAAGGCTGCCAAACGAGGCGGAAGCCCGGCCAAGAAGGGCAAGGGCGGCGTTCCCGCGCCTCGCCAGGTTCCGTGGCTGTCGATCGGTGCCGGTGTGGCCGTTGTCGGGCTGATTGCCGTGCTCGGCATCAACCTGTGGCCGAAGGTCGAAGACAAGCAAGCCCTCGAGCCGTACAAGTACAGCTCCGAGAACAAGGATCCGTCCGACAACATCGACGGTGTTCTCAAGATCGAGTACCCCGCCGGCCAGCACGTCGAAGCCACGCAGCGCGTCGCGTACGACCAGAGCCCGCCGTTCGGTGGCCCGCACGACGCCACCTGGGCAAACTGCACGGGCACTGTTTACGCGTCGGCGATCCGTACCGAAAACGCTGTTCACTCGCTCGAGCACGGTGCGATCTGGATCTCGTACAACCCGGACAGCGTCGACCAGAGCCAGATCGACAGCCTCGCCAAGCGGGTCGAGAACAGCAAGGGCTACATGCTGATGTCGCCGTACCCCGGCCAGAGCAGCCCCATTTCGCTGCAGTCCTGGGGTCACCGCCTCGAAATCGACGATGCTGACGACAAGCGCATAGACCAGTTCATCACCGCTCTGAAGCTGAACCCGAACGTCTACCCCGAGGTCGGTGCAAGCTGCACGAACCCGCTGTTCACCGCGGAAACGTCGCCGTTCGACCCCACACCTCCGGGCCCCGACGCGGTTCCGATGGACGGCACCGGCACCACACCGGCCACCGACGAGCAGGTTCCCGCAGGTGGATAG
- a CDS encoding DUF305 domain-containing protein: MDSQPDTDRSSKPSQRTALLIIGLIGAIAIGFALGAFTNLLGPDAKSSLTVPASDSVDVGFAQDMLVHHGQAVEMASTALTKSTDNEVRTVAYDILTTQQNQIGQMQAWLTMWDEPISTVGPYMEWMTSDSSSGHDSHGASTTMTMDPSGPATTMPGMASSADLAALNAASGPELDTLFLQLMLRHHQGGLPMMEYAAANATTDPVKALSTTMVNTQESESTLLTSMLAARGAAPLPMN, encoded by the coding sequence GTGGATAGTCAGCCTGACACCGACCGCTCGTCGAAGCCGAGTCAGCGCACCGCGCTACTGATCATCGGTCTCATCGGCGCCATCGCCATCGGTTTCGCTCTGGGCGCGTTCACCAACCTGTTGGGTCCCGACGCGAAGTCCTCACTCACCGTTCCGGCATCGGACTCGGTGGATGTCGGCTTTGCTCAGGACATGCTCGTCCATCACGGCCAGGCCGTCGAAATGGCGTCCACCGCGTTGACGAAGTCCACAGACAACGAAGTGCGCACGGTGGCGTACGACATCTTGACCACTCAGCAGAACCAGATCGGCCAAATGCAGGCGTGGTTGACGATGTGGGACGAACCGATTTCCACAGTCGGCCCGTATATGGAGTGGATGACCTCCGATTCGTCCTCCGGACACGATTCGCACGGAGCGTCTACGACGATGACGATGGATCCTTCCGGCCCGGCGACCACGATGCCCGGCATGGCGTCTTCCGCGGATCTGGCGGCGTTGAATGCTGCATCCGGCCCCGAGTTGGACACACTGTTTCTCCAGTTGATGTTGCGTCATCACCAAGGCGGGCTTCCGATGATGGAGTACGCCGCAGCTAACGCCACCACCGATCCGGTGAAGGCCTTGTCCACGACGATGGTGAATACACAGGAAAGCGAGTCCACTTTGCTGACCAGCATGCTGGCTGCTCGCGGAGCCGCTCCCCTGCCGATGAACTAA
- a CDS encoding phosphoketolase family protein, whose product MTDRCYSEDQLALDLRWWAAANYLTVAQIYLQDNTLLREPLQAKHIKPRLLGHWGTSPGLSMIYALLNRHIATTSSDWLYVTGPGHGGPALIASTYLEGTYSEIYPEVSADADGIHRMCRRFSAPGGVPSHVSVQTPGSIHEGGELGYALAHAAGAAFDHPDLLVACVIGDGEAETGPLSGSWKLPAFLNPRRDGAVLPILHVNGAKIAGPTVYGRSSDEDIKAYLSGQGWDPVVVSGDDPAKVFPEMYDAITKAHDKIREMQLSARAGEEWHGAWPAIVLRTPKGWSGPHAVDGKLVEGTHWAHQVPLSGVRTDEAHLRQLEEWMRSYRPDELFDANGSLIPELAALAPVGDKRMGSTPYANGGRLRVELPMPALEKYALPIESPGSTFYETTRVLGELLRDIYAATETDDGGGIFRLFCPDETASNRLGAVFETTERCWQLPITEYDDGLSADGRVMEILSEHLCEGWLEGYLLSGRHGMFASYEAFAMVSVSMLIQHAKWLQHAVDLPWRAPVASLNVLLTSTCWRNDHNGFSHQGPGMIDAVIPLAPSVIRVWLPPDSNTLLSISDHALRSTNHVNVIVVDKQPHLQYLTLEQAHAHCAAGASVWDWAGTEVAGQEPDVVLAAAGDVPTQEILAAAQLLREGTPDLSVRVVNVVDLMGLLTPTEHPHGFGEQSFRDLFTAETDVVFAFHGYARAVHQLLHGRPSPERFHVRGFSEQGTTTTPFDMVVLNKMSRYHLVIEALRRSKRRTAGASELVEFCRAQLDKHSRYIVEHLEDMPEIENWTWS is encoded by the coding sequence ATGACCGATCGCTGTTATTCCGAAGATCAACTCGCACTCGACCTCAGGTGGTGGGCGGCCGCGAATTATCTGACCGTCGCGCAGATCTATCTCCAAGACAACACCTTGCTGCGAGAGCCCTTGCAAGCGAAGCACATCAAGCCGCGACTGCTCGGCCACTGGGGAACCAGCCCGGGCCTGTCGATGATCTACGCGTTGCTCAACCGGCACATAGCCACCACCAGCTCGGACTGGTTGTACGTGACCGGGCCCGGTCACGGTGGACCCGCATTGATCGCGTCGACGTACCTCGAAGGGACGTATTCGGAGATCTATCCCGAAGTGTCCGCCGACGCCGACGGTATCCACCGCATGTGCCGACGATTCTCGGCGCCGGGCGGAGTTCCCAGCCACGTCAGCGTGCAGACTCCGGGAAGTATCCACGAGGGCGGCGAGTTGGGGTACGCACTGGCACATGCGGCCGGGGCGGCATTCGACCACCCGGACCTGCTGGTGGCCTGCGTTATCGGTGACGGTGAAGCCGAGACCGGTCCACTGTCGGGATCATGGAAGCTTCCGGCATTTCTCAATCCCCGACGCGATGGTGCGGTGCTGCCCATCCTGCACGTGAACGGTGCCAAGATCGCCGGGCCGACGGTGTACGGACGCAGTAGCGACGAAGACATCAAGGCATATCTGAGCGGCCAGGGCTGGGATCCCGTCGTCGTATCCGGAGACGACCCGGCGAAGGTCTTCCCGGAGATGTACGACGCGATAACCAAGGCACACGACAAGATTCGTGAGATGCAGCTATCGGCGCGCGCCGGCGAAGAGTGGCACGGCGCTTGGCCTGCAATCGTATTACGCACTCCCAAAGGGTGGAGCGGCCCGCACGCCGTCGACGGGAAGTTGGTGGAGGGCACCCACTGGGCGCATCAGGTTCCGTTGTCCGGAGTGCGAACCGATGAGGCGCATCTGCGGCAACTCGAGGAGTGGATGCGCTCCTACCGTCCCGACGAGTTGTTCGACGCGAACGGATCGTTGATTCCCGAACTTGCCGCGCTGGCGCCGGTCGGAGACAAGCGGATGGGCAGTACGCCCTACGCCAACGGTGGACGACTACGCGTCGAATTGCCGATGCCGGCACTCGAGAAGTACGCGCTACCCATCGAATCGCCGGGTTCGACGTTCTACGAGACCACGAGGGTGCTCGGCGAACTATTGCGGGACATCTACGCCGCCACCGAAACCGACGACGGCGGCGGAATCTTCCGGTTGTTCTGTCCAGACGAAACTGCGAGCAACAGGCTTGGTGCGGTATTCGAGACAACCGAGCGGTGCTGGCAGTTGCCGATCACCGAGTACGACGACGGGCTCTCTGCCGACGGCCGGGTCATGGAAATTCTCAGTGAGCATCTCTGTGAGGGCTGGCTCGAGGGATATCTGCTGTCGGGGCGGCACGGAATGTTCGCCAGTTACGAGGCCTTCGCGATGGTGAGCGTCTCGATGCTGATCCAGCACGCCAAGTGGCTCCAGCATGCCGTCGACCTGCCGTGGCGCGCGCCGGTGGCTTCGCTCAACGTACTGCTCACCAGTACGTGCTGGCGCAACGATCACAACGGTTTCAGTCACCAAGGCCCCGGGATGATCGACGCCGTGATTCCCTTGGCGCCCAGCGTGATCCGGGTATGGCTGCCGCCGGACTCCAATACGCTGCTCTCGATTTCGGATCACGCTCTGCGCAGCACGAACCACGTGAATGTGATCGTCGTGGACAAACAGCCGCATCTGCAGTACCTGACGCTCGAGCAGGCGCACGCGCATTGTGCCGCGGGCGCGTCGGTCTGGGATTGGGCCGGAACGGAAGTTGCCGGGCAGGAACCCGATGTGGTGTTGGCAGCAGCGGGAGACGTTCCGACACAAGAGATTCTGGCCGCCGCCCAGCTGCTTCGCGAAGGAACGCCGGACCTGTCGGTGCGGGTTGTCAACGTGGTTGATCTCATGGGTTTACTGACGCCGACCGAACATCCGCACGGATTCGGTGAGCAGTCGTTCCGGGACTTGTTCACGGCCGAGACGGACGTGGTGTTCGCCTTCCACGGCTACGCCCGGGCAGTCCATCAACTCCTCCACGGACGACCTTCTCCGGAGCGGTTCCATGTCCGCGGATTCAGTGAACAGGGAACCACGACAACGCCGTTCGACATGGTAGTTCTCAACAAGATGAGCCGTTACCACCTGGTCATCGAGGCGCTGAGACGATCCAAGCGTCGGACCGCCGGGGCGTCGGAGTTGGTCGAGTTTTGCCGGGCTCAACTGGACAAGCATTCGCGCTACATCGTGGAGCATCTCGAGGACATGCCGGAGATAGAAAACTGGACCTGGTCCTGA
- a CDS encoding LysR substrate-binding domain-containing protein: MPRVDPAPTYTIRQLAAFVAVAETGTISAAAERMHLSPSAMSASITELERALKVQLCVRRRAFGVQLTPTGEFVLLRARALLKQAGELESDALGTSGTISGPIAIGCYPALGPTVLPSMIAGFTREYPATAVEFREDTQNRLQAQLENGELDLAIVYDLDLSTELRMLPLSTREPLIVLGAEHPLAASDRQIHLPELAEFPMVLLDAPPSTKHALDVCRAGGFVPDVAYRTANFETARAFVGRGLGWTLLLQRPSLDVTYEGLEVVVKTIGSPVVPSVNVVLAWHQDARLSRVARAFIEFVSQSGRMD; the protein is encoded by the coding sequence ATGCCGCGAGTTGACCCAGCCCCCACGTACACGATCCGTCAGCTTGCTGCGTTTGTCGCGGTAGCCGAGACCGGAACCATCAGCGCTGCCGCCGAACGCATGCACCTGTCGCCCTCGGCGATGTCTGCGTCCATCACGGAACTCGAACGTGCACTCAAGGTTCAACTCTGCGTCCGCCGCCGGGCATTCGGTGTACAACTCACGCCCACAGGGGAATTCGTCCTCCTACGGGCTCGAGCATTGCTGAAACAAGCCGGTGAGCTCGAGTCCGATGCACTCGGCACAAGCGGAACAATTTCAGGACCCATCGCTATCGGCTGCTACCCGGCTTTGGGGCCGACAGTGCTGCCGTCGATGATCGCTGGGTTCACTCGTGAATATCCCGCCACCGCAGTGGAGTTCCGCGAAGACACCCAGAATCGCCTGCAGGCACAGCTGGAAAACGGCGAACTGGATCTCGCGATCGTCTACGACCTGGACCTGTCTACGGAACTCCGTATGCTTCCGTTGTCGACCCGCGAACCGCTGATCGTCCTGGGCGCCGAACACCCCCTGGCGGCATCCGATCGGCAGATTCACCTACCTGAGCTTGCCGAGTTCCCGATGGTGCTGCTCGACGCACCCCCGAGTACAAAACACGCGCTCGATGTCTGCCGTGCCGGCGGTTTCGTCCCGGACGTTGCCTACCGAACTGCGAACTTCGAGACAGCTCGGGCGTTTGTCGGCCGAGGACTCGGATGGACGCTGCTACTACAGCGCCCCAGCCTCGACGTCACCTACGAGGGCCTCGAAGTGGTTGTCAAAACAATCGGATCCCCGGTGGTCCCGTCGGTGAACGTCGTGCTCGCGTGGCATCAGGACGCACGACTGAGCCGCGTCGCTCGAGCATTTATAGAATTCGTTTCACAATCCGGGAGAATGGACTAA
- a CDS encoding MFS transporter has product MTSIASPPSSRTAAATAKARKAALGSFVGTAIEWYDFFIYGTAAALVLGKQFFPGTSDLAGTLAAFATLAVGFIARPIGGIVMGHFGDRIGRKSMLVTSLMLMGCATVAIGLLPNYASIGVFAPILLVTLRFIQGLGVGGEWGGAVLVATENAPEGKKGLYGSAPQIGVPAGVLVANLVYLPLAAFMDDATFNSWGWRIPFLLSAVLVGVAMWIRLGLEESEEFTASKTDAPADSMPILEVLTKHWKTVLLAGGTFIATNGIAYAYMVYVLKYGEKELGFSKTTMLFLLIASCPFWMAGMAFSAHKSDTLGRRTVYIRSSIALVVAAAVFFPLIDTAVIPVMLISMIALGFTLGCCAGPQAALFAELFPAHIRYSGASLGYQIGAILGGGLAPMIATALFAAFDTSFAITVYFVVIAVISLVSILLLPEPSAAQKAS; this is encoded by the coding sequence ATGACCTCCATCGCCTCGCCGCCTAGCTCGCGCACCGCCGCCGCGACAGCCAAGGCGCGCAAGGCTGCCCTCGGCAGCTTTGTCGGCACCGCCATCGAGTGGTACGACTTCTTCATCTACGGCACTGCTGCCGCCTTGGTTCTGGGCAAGCAGTTCTTCCCCGGCACGTCCGATCTCGCCGGAACCTTGGCAGCATTCGCGACACTCGCAGTCGGTTTCATCGCGCGCCCCATCGGCGGAATCGTGATGGGTCATTTCGGCGATCGCATCGGACGCAAGTCCATGCTTGTCACCTCCCTCATGTTGATGGGTTGCGCAACCGTCGCTATCGGCTTGCTCCCCAACTACGCCTCGATCGGAGTGTTCGCGCCGATCTTGCTGGTGACGCTTCGCTTCATCCAGGGGCTTGGTGTGGGCGGCGAGTGGGGTGGGGCGGTGCTGGTCGCAACCGAGAACGCACCGGAGGGAAAGAAGGGGCTCTACGGCAGCGCTCCGCAGATCGGCGTTCCTGCCGGTGTTCTGGTGGCAAACCTCGTTTACCTTCCCCTTGCCGCTTTCATGGACGACGCGACGTTCAACTCCTGGGGCTGGCGAATCCCGTTCCTACTCAGCGCTGTTCTGGTCGGCGTCGCCATGTGGATCCGCCTCGGCCTCGAAGAGAGCGAGGAGTTCACGGCGTCCAAGACCGATGCTCCCGCCGACTCGATGCCGATTCTCGAGGTGCTGACGAAACATTGGAAGACCGTCCTGTTGGCCGGTGGAACCTTCATCGCCACCAACGGAATTGCGTACGCGTACATGGTCTACGTCCTCAAGTACGGCGAGAAGGAACTCGGATTCAGCAAGACCACCATGCTGTTCCTGCTCATCGCTTCGTGCCCGTTCTGGATGGCGGGCATGGCATTCAGCGCCCACAAGTCCGACACCCTCGGACGGCGAACCGTCTATATCCGTAGCTCCATCGCGCTGGTAGTTGCCGCAGCGGTGTTCTTCCCGCTCATAGACACCGCTGTCATCCCGGTGATGCTGATCTCGATGATTGCCCTCGGATTCACGCTCGGCTGTTGCGCCGGCCCACAGGCCGCTCTGTTCGCCGAACTGTTTCCCGCCCACATCCGGTACAGCGGCGCGTCCCTCGGCTACCAGATCGGCGCGATCCTCGGCGGCGGCCTCGCACCGATGATCGCCACCGCCCTCTTCGCCGCATTCGACACATCGTTTGCCATCACCGTCTACTTCGTCGTGATTGCAGTGATCAGCCTGGTGTCGATTCTGCTGCTCCCCGAACCTTCCGCCGCACAGAAAGCCTCGTGA